In the Gossypium arboreum isolate Shixiya-1 chromosome 10, ASM2569848v2, whole genome shotgun sequence genome, one interval contains:
- the LOC108466930 gene encoding uncharacterized protein LOC108466930, with product MWRKDSELDHILSNLQTLTIDWCDDLINIGAFSLSFKNLTTLTVSCCDMMTNLVTPFVVESLVQLTTMEVHGCMKMTEIVAHVGDYHQTIVVGKLKCLKLSYLDSLTSFCPGSYTFNFPCLEEVVVESCPKLKIFSEGVLSTPQLRRVKQRVNDIKECWGGVLNTTIQQLYIEEKEALTFSDTFPELEIWQRNPREILELQNITRMEFYKCSTLMYIFTPSMLLSLKQLHWIGVKECSIMEQVIREDEEEATTHELKFPLLFRVKMESCSNLTNFYLGSRTFEFPNLSGITIINCPKMTALSSSISRKSEKVIGEQDVEDNTAALFCDKVAIPNLTILVVEGCHNLKYLFPSFLVKDLVLPRSIKIKDCNMMEQVIFTDGLGAEDPARNHTIFSILHRLSLEDLPKLTSFCFQNYAEFPHLGDLTLTNCPLLKTFISKSVSGDEPQIHQPTQTNYSAVLNQKVVFPHLENLYIQNCDSLEEIIELQGLTANESQSTSATRSTMAETVTTKFVFPHVTYLELDKVRSLNMHTTQWPSLKRMKVIECPKAQIFGEVEIPNQQPLFCVNEETFPVLQELTLKTSDMMKGICDGQLSLQCFPNLKLLNLQFFPGTSTTLPYSFISSLPNLQKLVISNASISEIVRSEGLSHKERHTSAFSQLKELSLSEPPEMTLKTFEPSLLCFKNLTTLEVSKCHGFINLMACSTAKSLTLLERLSIADCELIEEITSCEGEDLQGSIVFPKLKYLKLSHLPSLASFSLAHHSLEFPVLQMVILTGCPKMKNFCHGELSTPRLEQMHLTRDEDGELQWEGDLNTTIKHMFDEMNVQNSQVVEVTDQLHQMEKGNVLGCL from the exons ATGTGGAGGAAAGATTCAGAGCTTGACCATATTCTTTCTAATCTCCAAACACTCACAATTGATTGGTGTGATGATTTGATCAATATTGGAGCCTtctcattatcttttaaaaatctCACTACTTTAACGGTGTCATGTTGCGACATGATGACAAACTTAGTTACACCCTTTGTAGTTGAGAGTCTGGTGCAATTAACAACCATGGAGGTACATGGCTGCATGAAAATGACAGAAATAGTGGCACATGTGGGAGACTACCATCAAACAATAGTTGTTGGTAAATTGAAATGTTTAAAACTAAGTTATCTAGATAGCCTCACAAGCTTTTGTCCAGGGAGTTACACCTTCAACTTTCCTTGTTTGGAAGAAGTAGTTGTGGAAAGCTGTCCTAAATTGAAGATCTTTTCAGAAGGAGTTTTAAGCACCCCACAATTACGAAGAGTAAAACAAAGGGTTAATGATATAAAAGAATGTTGGGGAGGTGTCCTGAATACCACCATACAACAGTTGTACATAGAAGAGAAAGAG GCTTTGACCTTCTCTGACACGTTTCCAGAGTTAGAAATATGGCAAAGAAACCCTCGAGAAATTTTGGAGTTGCAGAACATTACGCGAATGGAGTTTTATAAATGTAGTACCTTAATGTACATTTTTACCCCCTCTATGCTTTTGAGCCTCAAGCAACTACATTGGATAGGAGTAAAAGAATGCAGTATAATGGAACAAGTGATTAGGGAAGACGAGGAGGAAGCAACAACACATGAGTTGAAATTTCCTCTGCTCTTCCGTGTAAAAATGGAGTCGTGTTCCAACTTGACAAATTTTTATTTGGGAAGTCGAACttttgaatttccaaatttgagtGGTATAACGATAATTAATTGTCCAAAAATGACTGCATTATCTTCTTCAATTTCAAGAAAGAGTGAAAAAGTGATTGGCGAGCAAGACGTGGAAGATAATACAGCCGCATTATTCTGCGACAAG GTTGCCATTCCCAATTTGACCATTTTGGTTGTGGAAGGGTGCCACAATTTGAAATACCTGTTTCCCTCTTTCTTAGTAAAAGATCTTGTACTACCCCGTTCCATTAAAATTAAGGACTGTAATATGATGGAACAAGTCATCTTCACGGATGGATTGGGTGCAGAAGATCCAGCGAGGAATCATACGATTTTCTCTATACTACACAGGCTGTCGCTGGAAGACCTTCCCAAACTCACAAGTTTCTGCTTTCAAAATTACGCTGAATTCCCACACTTAGGAGATTTAACACTAACAAATTGTCCTCTGCTGAAAACATTCATCTCTAAATCTGTATCTGGAGATGAACCTCAAATTCACCAACCTACACAAACAAATTACTCTGCTGTCCTCAATCAAAAg GTTGTTTTCCCTCATTTGGAGAACTTGTACATTCAGAATTGTGATTCGTTAGAAGAAATAATTGAGCTGCAAGGACTCACTGCCAATGAATCACAGTCAACATCAGCTACTCGGTCTACTATGGCAGAAACAGTGACGACCAAGTTTGTATTTCCCCATGTAACGTACCTTGAACTGGATAAGGTGCGGAGTTTGAATATGCATACCACCCAATGGCCATCGTTGAAACGAATGAAGGTTATTGAATGCCCCAAAGCACAGATATTTGGTGAGGTTGAAATCCCAAACCAACAACCCTTGTTTTGCGTCAATGAG GAAACTTTCCCTGTTTTACAAGAATTAACACTGAAGACGAGTGATATGATGAAGGGGATATGTGATGGACAACTCTCATTGCAGTGTTTCCCAAACCTCAAACTTCTTAACCTCCAATTCTTTCCTGGGACATCCACTACTCTTCCATATTCCTTCATTAGCTCTCTACCAAACCTTCAGAAGCTTGTTATAAGCAATGCTTCCATTTCTGAAATAGTCCGGTCTGAAGGACTCAGCCACAAGGAAAGACATACATCAGCATTCTCTCAGTTAAAGGAATTAAGCTTGTCTGAACCTCCAGAGATGACATTAAAGACTTTTGAGCCATCTTTGCTTTGTTTCAAAAATCTAACAACTTTGGAAGTTTCAAAATGCCATGGATTCATCAATCTAATGGCATGCTCGACAGCTAAGAGCCTGACGCTACTAGAAAGATTGAGCATAGCTGATTGTGAGTTGATAGAAGAAATCACATCATGTGAAGGTGAAGACTTACAGGGCAGCATTGTTTTCCCCAAGCTAAAGTATTTGAAATTAAGTCATCTGCCAAGTCTAGCAAGCTTTTCATTGGCGCATCACTCGTTGGAGTTCCCAGTTTTGCAAATGGTGATATTGACAGGGTGCCCCAAAATGAAGAATTTCTGTCATGGAGAGTTAAGCACACCAAGGCTGGAGCAAATGCACTTAACAAGAGATGAGGATGGTGAACTGCAGTGGGAAGGCGACCTTAACACTACCATAAAACATATGTTCGATGAAATG AATGTGCAAAATTCTCAAGTGGTCGAGGTTACTGATCAGTTGCACcaaatggaaaaaggaaatgtCTTGGGGTGCTTGTGA
- the LOC128281894 gene encoding probable disease resistance protein At4g27220, translating to MEFVIGIVSSIFTTAAECTISPIINHVKYLSNHQQNVKTLKDQAEKLKDARDRVQQSVDAAQRNGEEIERDVNNWMSAVDRKIPQQVEKVMQDEEKAKKKCFIGLCPNFWTRYKHSLKAAEEAKAVADLLEQGKFDGVSYPVLLQSITVRPVKGYEDFESRTSVLNEIMEALKDDSVSVIGVHGMGGIGKTTLVKEIARKVKGNLFDSVVIATVTQVIDIEKIQNTIADLLDLDLKERSMVAKALRLRERLKKEKRVLVVLDDIWAKLDIEEVGIPLGDEHKGCKLLLTSRELNVLSNGMDAQKQFSIRLLNEKEAWDLFKKKAGDCVESCDLKPTAMEVAKKCAGLPIAIATVAGALRNKRLFEWKNALRELERPSSSNFTGITAAYSAIQWSFNYLKSEEVKLTFLLCCVIGHNCLVEDLVRYTVGLGLFGGVNTMEEARNKVLTVVYNLKASSLLLDSYSDERFGIHDVWDAAVAIASRDYHMLVLRDHVPMDWSDKEKMNSWRRISLTCPKIIAELPKELECSGLSFFHMILNGSVEIPPDFFRRIESLKVLDLPLYSYLPESINHLKDLRMLRLRGCSIEDITIIGELKNLEILDLAFSRIEELPKEIAQLSRLRLLDLRRCRELKIIPPNVLSSLSKLEELYMEGSLVKWENEGVAGNERRNACLDELRNLLRLTTLHVDIPDAQMIPKYRFIETLDRYRILVGDYNSWETWNSKYEYSRTLKLKIYTNISSNNGVKTLLKKTEDLYLDLNGLEGIKSGLAELNNGEEFSNLKRIDVIIRMEESEPIPLFIKQTSHWISNLRRLIINGCGTLEHLLSPSVARRLEQLQCFEIVDCMCLREIIFTKDVICFPQLNSLHIKGIPDLIFFCSGNFNIEFPLLKELKIKDCPKLKEFISKSNSESGMQALFNEKVAVPSLETMTIYMLRNVKMIFHTDLSPNSFQNLRKLSVSRCEILKNLFPASIANHLLQLEDLSISDCGVEEIVSEGKGVEDQPVRFEFPKVSSLEVTSLKELKCFYKGKHTMVWPMLKKLTTDGSSLLMRIGLEDVRMEERKGNGEAVLVVEEVCISLQIYLFSSLHASYVVIMQFN from the exons ATGGAGTTCGTTATTGGCATCGTTAGCTCTATTTTCACTACAGCTGCAGAGTGTACGATTTCTCCTATCATAAACCATGTCAAATACCTTTCCAATCATCAGCAAAATGTTAAGACCCTCAAGGACCAAGCTGAGAAGCTGAAAGATGCAAGGGACAGAGTGCAGCAGTCTGTTGATGCAGCTCAACGAAACGGCGAAGAGATCGAACGTGATGTTAACAACTGGATGTCGGCAGTGGACAGGAAGATCCCTCAACAAGTAGAGAAAGTGATGCAAGATGAagaaaaagcaaagaaaaagTGTTTCATTGGTTTGTGTCCTAATTTTTGGACTCGTTACAAGCATAGCCTGAAAGCTGCAGAGGAGGCGAAGGCTGTTGCCGATCTACTTGAACAGGGCAAGTTTGACGGTGTTTCTTATCCTGTACTTTTACAGAGTATCACTGTCCGACCAGTTAAAGGTTACGAGGATTTCGAGTCAAGAACGTCGGTTTTGAATGAAATAATGGAGGCACTGAAAGATGATAGCGTCAGCGTTATTGGGGTGCACGGTATGGGCGGCATTGGAAAAACAACGCTAGTAAAAGAAATCGCTAGAAAGGTCAagggcaatttatttgattcggtTGTCATAGCAACAGTAACTCAAGTCATTGATATTGAGAAAATTCAGAACACAATTGCAGATTTATTGGATTTGGATTTAAAGGAACGAAGTATGGTTGCAAAGGCACTTCGACTACGAGAAAGATTGAAGAAAGAGAAGAGGGTTCTGGTTGTCTTGGATGACATTTGGGCAAAATTAGATATTGAGGAAGTAGGGATTCCTTTGGGAGATGAACACAAGGGCTGCAAATTACTATTAACTTCTAGAGAGCTCAATGTTTTATCAAATGGGATGGATGCTCAAAAACAATTTTCCATTAGGCTTCTAAATGAAAAGGAGGCCTGGGACCTGTTCAAGAAGAAGGCTGGCGATTGTGTTGAAAGTTGCGATTTGAAGCCTACAGCTATGGAGGTAGCCAAAAAATGTGCAGGATTACCGATAGCCATTGCGACAGTTGCAGGGGCTTTGAGAAACAAAAGATTGTTTGAGTGGAAGAATGCTTTACGAGAACTAGAGAGGCCTTCATCAAGCAACTTCACGGGGATAACTGCAGCATATTCAGCCATACAGTggagttttaattatttaaaaagtgAGGAAGTTAAGCTGACTTTCTTGCTTTGCTGTGTAATAGGCCATAATTGTCTGGTTGAGGACTTGGTGAGATATACAGTGGGTTTGGGTTTATTTGGTGGTGTCAACACTATGGAAGAAGCTAGAAATAAAGTATTGACGGTTGTGTATAATCTCAAAGCGTCTTCCTTGTTGCTTGATAGTTATAGCGATGAGCGCTTTGGTATCCATGATGTTTGGGATGCTGCTGTAGCTATCGCATCGAGGGACTACCATATGCTTGTTTTGAGAGATCATGTTCCAATGGATTGGTCCGATAAGGAGAAAATGAACAGCTGGAGGAGGATAAGCTTAACTTGTCCTAAAATTATAGCCGAGCTTCCTAAGGAGTTGGAGTGTTCAGGTCTTTCCTTTTTCCATATGATCCTTAATGGTTCAGTGGAAATTCCTCCAGATTTTTTCAGACGAATTGAAAGTCTCAAAGTCTTGGATTTACCTTTATATTCCTATCTACCTGAGTCAATTAATCACCTCAAAGACCTTCGCATGTTGCGTTTAAGAGGATGTTCAATTGAAGATATAACCATCATTGGAGAGCTCAAAAATTTAGAAATCCTTGACCTTGCTTTCTCGAGGATCGAAGAACTACCCAAGGAGATAGCACAATTGAGTCGGTTAAGGTTGTTAGATTTGCGTAGGTGTCGAGAACTCAAAATCATCCCGCCAAATGTCTTATCAAGTTTGTCTAAATTAGAAGAATTATATATGGAGGGAAGCTTAGttaaatgggaaaatgaaggagTAGCTGGCAACGAAAGAAGAAATGCATGCCTTGATGAATTAAGGAATTTGCTTCGTCTAACTACTTTACATGTTGATATTCCTGATGCTCAAATGATTCCAAAGTATCGATTCATTGAGACATTGGATAGATATAGGATTCTCGTAGGTGATTATAATTCATGGGAGACGTGGAATTCAAAATATGAATATTCGAGAACATTGAAGCTCAAGATATATACAAATATTTCTTCGAACAATGGGGTGAAAACGTTGCTGAAAAAGACTGAAGATTTGTATTTAGACCTAAATGGACTTGAAGGCATCAAGAGTGGACTTGCGGAGTTAAATAATGGAGaagaattttcaaatttaaagagAATTGATGTCATTATCAGAATGGAGGAGTCCGAGCCGATACCACTTTTCATTAAACAG ACAAGTCATTGGATTTCGAATTTGAGGAGGTTGATCATCAATGGATGCGGTACCTTGGAGCATCTGTTATCACCCTCTGTCGCCAGAAGGCTAGAGCAGCTCCAATGCTTTGAGATAGTGGATTGCATGTGCTTAAGGGAGATAATATTTACTAAAGACGTGATTTGTTTCCCTCAATTAAATTCCCTGCATATAAAGGGTATTCCAGACCTCATCTTCTTCTGCTCTGGAAATTTTAATATCGAGTTCCCTTTGTTGAAAGAGTTAAAGATTAAGGATTGCCCGAAATTAAAAGAATTCATTAGTAAAAGCAATTCTGAGTCCGGCATGCAGGCTCTCTTCAATGAGAAG GTTGCTGTTCCAAGCTTGGAAACGATGACAATCTACATGCTGAGAAATGTGAAGATGATATTTCATACTGATCTATCACcaaattcttttcaaaatctACGAAAATTAAGTGTTTCAAGGTGTGAGATTTTGAAAAATCTATTTCCAGCGTCAATAGCTAATCATCTTTTACAACTTGAAGATTTAAGCATAAGTGATTGTGGGGTGGAGGAGATTGTATCGGAAGGGAAAGGAGTAGAGGATCAGCCTGTGAGGTTTGAGTTTCCCAAAGTGTCTTCACTTGAGGTTACATCCCTAAAAGAGCTCAAATGTTTCTATAAAGGGAAACATACAATGGTGTGGCCAATGTTGAAAAAATTGACCACAGATGGTTCTAGTTTGCTGATGAGAATAGGTTTAGAAGATGTtagaatggaagaaagaaagggAAATGGGGAGGCAGTTTTGGTGGTGGAAGAGGTATGTATATCATTACAAATATATTTGTTTTCATCATTACATGCATCTTATGTTGTTATAAtgcaatttaattaa